Genomic DNA from Sandaracinaceae bacterium:
CGCGCGATCGGTCGAGCGGGTCGCGAGGGCTCGACCGTCAGCGACTCGACCTCGAACGGGGTCTCGCGGGTCGCCGGGACGGCGCGGCCCTCTTCGGGCGATCGCGTGGCGGGGATCTTCGGCTTCGCCGGCTGCGCAGCTCCGGCCCCGGACGGCGCCGGGCTGGGCGGAACGGGGGCGCCGGCCACCGCGCCCATCGCCGCCGTCACGCCATAGGCCAGCTCGCTCTGGTCCCGCGGCAACGGCGCCTGCCCCAGCCCCGAGAAGGTCCCGATGGGGAGCTTCGCCGCCTCGTCCGACGCCGGGGGTGGGTTGGTGATGGGCACCCCGGTGTCGGCCGCGCGGCTCGGGGGTCGCGCCGGGTCGACCAGCATGCCTCCGAACGCCTGCGTGGGGAGGCCACGGCGCTGCTCGGACCGGACCGCCGCGACGCCGCCGACCGCGTCGATGTACGCCTCGGCGAGCTGCATCGCGGTGTCGTAGCGAGCGGTGCGGGTGCGCGACATCGCGCGCATCACCACCGCCTCAACCCCCTCCGGCACGTCGGGCCGGGCGGACCGGAGCGGCACCACCTGCGCGTTCAGGATCGCGATGATGAGATCGGTCGGCGTCGAGGTCAGGAACGGAGGCCGACCCGCGAGCGCCTCGTAGAGGATCACCCCGAGCGCGTAGACGTCGACCCGACCGTCGATGTCCGGCTCGGCGCCCAGCTGCTCCGGGCTCATGTAGCGGGGCGTGCCGAGGATCTCCCCCGTCTGCGTAAGCTTCTCGCTGCCGTAGACCTTGGAGATGCCGAAGTCGAGGAGCTTGACCTGAACGCCGTGCTCAGTAGGACAGAGAAATATATTGTCCGGCTTGAGATCGCGATGCACGATGCCGCGGGAGTGCGCCGCGTGCAGACCCGCGCAGGTGCCAGCGACGATCGGGGCGAGCTCGGTCGGCTCGATCGTCCCGCGACGCATGCGCGTGCCGAGCGTCTCTCCCTCGAGCAGCTCCATCACGAGGAAGACCGCGCCGTCGTCCAGGAGCCCCCACGACTCGACGGAGACGATGGCCGGGTTGTCGAGCTCGCTCAGGACCTTGCCTTCGCGCTTGGTCCGCTCCACGGCCTCCGGCTTGGCGGCGATGTCGGCGTGCAGGACCTTCACCGCCACGCGTCGCAGCGGCGCACCACCCTCCCCGGACGACATGTCGTCGGCCGAGAACACCTCGGCCATGCCGCCCTCGCCCAGCTTCTGGTCGAGCCGATATCGCCCGGCGACGATCGTGCCCGACGCGAGCGCCCGCGCCGCGCGTCTGCGCGCTGCCCGGCTCACTCTTCCCCTTCAGGCACGCGTACGTCTCTCCGGAGCGCGACCCTCGAGATGGGGCGCGCGATCAGCTCGCAGCGTACTGGATGCCGACCTTCACGCACCAGACCGCGATGCTGACGAGCGACAGGGCGATGGCGATCTTCTCGGCGTGCAGACGGTCGAGGGTGTCGACCACGGGCAGCTTGCGGACCATGCCGAGCAGAGAGACCGGCACCATGGCCGCGGTGCAGAGGAAGAGCAGGATGCCGAACGGGTTGGCGTGGAAAGCGCCGAAGACCTCGAGCCGGATCATGTGGCTGAACGAGGTGGTCAGCCCGCAGCCGGGGCAGGGGTAGCCGGTGTAGACGAGGAAGCCGCACGGAGGCAGCCCGAGCTGCGTGTGGGTCCCGTGCCCCGCGATGGAGGGCGTCAGGGTGGCGGCGGTGATCAGCACCGCGAGGGGGCCGGCGAAGAGCACCGCCCACACGAGGAGCGACACCCAGCTGCCCTCACCGACCAGGTCGGCGCCGAACACCGAGCCTCGCGGCGGGGCTCCGGTCCGGGGAGGTGCGCCCGCGCTGGGAGCTAGCGCCGCGCTGTCGGCCACCGTCGAGGTCTCGTCCATCGAGAGAACTGAAACGCACGGGGTGGTCCCCGTCAAGCGGGCCTCGACGATGTGCTACCCCTTCGAGGAGATGCCCGCGACCCCTCTCCTCCGCCGCCTCGCCCGAAGCGCCCTCGCCGCCCCCTCCCCGCTGCGCCGCGGGCTCGCCGGCCCGGCGCCGCGCAATGACCGAGGCGTCCGGCTCGACCCGCAGCTGCACCTGATGCTCTCGCTCCTCGGGCGCGCCAACCGGCCGACCCTGGAGGAGCTCGGCGTCGACGAGGGCCGCGCGGAGATGCGGCAGCTGACGAAGCTCTCCGACGTGCCGCCCCGGGCCCTCCACCGCGTGGAGGACCGCTGGATCGCCGGACCGGCCGGGGAGATCCCCGTCCGCCTCTACACCGCCCGCCCCGGACGTCGCCCCGCCATCCTCTACTTCCACGGCGGCGGCTTCGTGATCGGGGACCTCGACACGCACGACGGGCTCTGCCGGCTGCTCGCCGATCGCGCCGACGCGCACGTCATCGCCGTCCACTACCGGCTCGCGCCCGAGAACGCCTTCCCCGCCGCGGTGGAAGATTGCGTCGCGGCCTTCCGGCACGTGCACGCCGACGCCGACGCGTTCGACGTCGATCCCGATCGGA
This window encodes:
- a CDS encoding alpha/beta hydrolase, yielding MPATPLLRRLARSALAAPSPLRRGLAGPAPRNDRGVRLDPQLHLMLSLLGRANRPTLEELGVDEGRAEMRQLTKLSDVPPRALHRVEDRWIAGPAGEIPVRLYTARPGRRPAILYFHGGGFVIGDLDTHDGLCRLLADRADAHVIAVHYRLAPENAFPAAVEDCVAAFRHVHADADAFDVDPDRIAVAGDSAGGNLSAVVCQQTRGGPTPAFQCLIYPATEMTRSHTSHRTFAEGFYLTTPMIDYFLASYLTTPEEETDPRASPLVTAELTELPPAHVVVAGFDPLRDEGEAYAEALMGAGVPTTLADYSSLIHGFANMGGLIDAARWAVEDIADALHRGLHG
- a CDS encoding protein kinase; this translates as MSRAARRRAARALASGTIVAGRYRLDQKLGEGGMAEVFSADDMSSGEGGAPLRRVAVKVLHADIAAKPEAVERTKREGKVLSELDNPAIVSVESWGLLDDGAVFLVMELLEGETLGTRMRRGTIEPTELAPIVAGTCAGLHAAHSRGIVHRDLKPDNIFLCPTEHGVQVKLLDFGISKVYGSEKLTQTGEILGTPRYMSPEQLGAEPDIDGRVDVYALGVILYEALAGRPPFLTSTPTDLIIAILNAQVVPLRSARPDVPEGVEAVVMRAMSRTRTARYDTAMQLAEAYIDAVGGVAAVRSEQRRGLPTQAFGGMLVDPARPPSRAADTGVPITNPPPASDEAAKLPIGTFSGLGQAPLPRDQSELAYGVTAAMGAVAGAPVPPSPAPSGAGAAQPAKPKIPATRSPEEGRAVPATRETPFEVESLTVEPSRPARPIARTAMMDASQRASIPSGPVAQPSWDGASIPASAIPKKGGRTLLVLGALLAGALSAALVIGGLYLYEKSADEEPAVEAPAEEIAPSEAVVPAEPSSTAGEVAPVDDDDAPAPEGGDPAAPAAQEEVEAEPAARRSAPRRSRRASRERPAEAEAEPDAPPSGGNTVGDFLPGFRETQERETPPAEEVPAPPSSPADALRQARTAMRGGEPQRCVQILDDAIRGGAPAIALRRRGDCYDAAGQRDLAVRDYQRFCRLVPDHPAIGEVRARLDSWGRTCP
- a CDS encoding DUF2752 domain-containing protein — its product is MDETSTVADSAALAPSAGAPPRTGAPPRGSVFGADLVGEGSWVSLLVWAVLFAGPLAVLITAATLTPSIAGHGTHTQLGLPPCGFLVYTGYPCPGCGLTTSFSHMIRLEVFGAFHANPFGILLFLCTAAMVPVSLLGMVRKLPVVDTLDRLHAEKIAIALSLVSIAVWCVKVGIQYAAS